The following coding sequences lie in one Lolium perenne isolate Kyuss_39 chromosome 2, Kyuss_2.0, whole genome shotgun sequence genomic window:
- the LOC127321077 gene encoding probable BOI-related E3 ubiquitin-protein ligase 3, with protein sequence MAVQARFLSHAFPHDLTAFKPMEDPSSSHLFQDCAPAVPGIGNNTTVLSDLPRSELTCNDNYGFVPRKRPRMTTEEPAAGLAELARQRLLLLQQQQQAAAMHGLLLPCDAQSRAVDSGAASTSGRMANAAAGVSQGLSALLYNQGVETDALIRLESERMRAGLEEARRRHATAVLAAVERAASGRLQAVEADLERARYRNAELEERLRQMTAEGQAWLGVARSHEAVAAGLRATLDQLLQPACAGAVEADAEDAQSCCFETAGDNHADDTACKAVAAAAPSCKACGQGEACVLLLPCRHLSVCGACEPAVDTCPVCAATKNASLHVLLS encoded by the exons ATGGCAGTGCAGGCGCGGTTCCTCTCACACGCCTTCCCCCACGACCTCACCGCCTTCAAACCAATGGAGGACCCCTCCTCCTCCCACCTCTTCCAAGACTGCGCGCCCGCGGTGCCCGGGATCGGCAACAACACCACCGTCCTCAGCGACCTCCCGCGCAGCGAGCTCACCTGCAACGACAACTACGGCTTCGTGCCCAGGAAGCGGCCCCGGATGACCACCGAAGAGCCGGCGGCGGGACTCGCGGAACTCGCCCGGCAGCGCCTGCTTctcctgcagcagcagcagcaggcggcGGCGATGCACGGGCTCCTGCTGCCCTGCGACGCGCAGAGCCGGGCCGTGGATTCCGGCGCGGCGTCCACCAGCGGGAGGATGGCCAATGCCGCCGCGGGCGTCTCGCAGGGCCTCTCCGCGCTGCTCTACAACCAGGGCGTCGAGACCGATGCGCTCATCCGGCTCGAG AGCGAGCGCATGCGTGCGGGGCTCGAGGAGGCGCGCCGGCGCCACGCAACGGCAGTTCTCGCCGCCGTGGAGCGCGCGGCGTCCGGGCGGCTGCAGGCCGTGGAGGCCGACCTGGAGCGCGCGCGCTACCGCAACGCCGAACTCGAAGAACGGCTCCGGCAGATGACCGCGGAGGGCCAGGCGTGGCTGGGCGTCGCCAGGAGCCACGAGGCCGTCGCCGCGGGCCTCCGCGCCACGCTGGACCAGCTACTCCAGCCCGCCTGCGCCGGTGCCGTCGAGGCCGACGCGGAGGACGCCCAGTCGTGCTGCTTCGAGACCGCTGGCGACAACCACGCCGACGACACGGCGTGCaaggcggtcgcggcggcggctCCGTCGTGCAAGGCGTGCGGCCAGGGCGAGGCGTGCGTCCTGCTGCTCCCGTGCCGGCACCTGTCCGTCTGCGGCGCGTGCGAGCCCGCCGTGGATACCTGCCCCGTCTGCGCCGCCACCAAGAACGCCTCGCTCCATGTCCTGCTCTCCTGA